The proteins below are encoded in one region of Methanobacteriaceae archaeon:
- a CDS encoding DUF1959 family protein, translating to MDDEQSRLELMKTRIIRSYRWREDIVKPLAEELEIDLDLFEQILINKLDMSSLEALHPRFESARQRCIKERVHADLQLCWLEDVMEIVSPQKSEYIKKKISQEVIDGIPYTDALEDGKKELLKILSE from the coding sequence ATGGATGATGAACAATCACGTCTGGAATTAATGAAAACCAGGATAATTAGAAGTTACAGGTGGAGGGAAGACATTGTCAAACCTTTAGCTGAGGAACTGGAAATTGATCTGGACCTTTTTGAACAAATTCTAATTAATAAACTTGACATGTCTAGTTTAGAAGCACTTCACCCCCGCTTTGAATCAGCACGCCAAAGATGTATAAAAGAAAGAGTACACGCAGACTTACAGTTGTGCTGGCTAGAAGATGTAATGGAAATTGTATCCCCTCAAAAGTCGGAATATATTAAAAAGAAAATATCTCAAGAAGTAATTGATGGCATACCATATACTGATGCCCTGGAAGACGGTAAGAAAGAACTTCTAAAAATTTTATCTGAATAG